A window of the Desulforapulum autotrophicum HRM2 genome harbors these coding sequences:
- a CDS encoding acetoacetate--CoA ligase, which translates to MAKLLWTPSKERIERTNIYRFMQEVNKSQGTTFKTYDDLYQWSVENLELFWEKAWQFLGIKSSVPYDRVIDDPKKMPGADWFSGARLNFAENLLRNRNDRTALIFRGEDRIRRTLSYNELYLETAAVASALKKAGVKPGDRVVGFIPNMPEAIIAMLGATSLGATWSSCSPDFGIKGVLDRFGQTRPRVLFTADGYIFKGKPLDSLEKIAGILKELPSIEKVVVVPYVNETPDISKIGNAVLYDDFKDKTAVDITFEQLPFDHPLYIMYSSGTTGLPKCMVQSAGGVLLHQLKELVLHTDLKADDTIFYFTTCGWMMWNWLTASLSTGATLVLFDGNPFHPAPDALWQMAQDERVTVFGTSAGYIAALKNAGVKPGKRFDLSALKAVLSTGSPLSKEDFQFIYDEVKSDIQLASISGGSDLNGCFALGNPMGPVYAGELQCRGLAMKVFSYDENGQPVVGKQGELVCTAPFPSMPISFWNDDDGSRYQAAYFMDYPGIWAHGDFIEVTERGGVIMYGRSDATLNPGGVRIGTAEIYRRLEQMPELEDSVVIGQNWNNDVRVILFVKLAQGIELTEDLVKKIKTDIRQNASPRHVPAKVIAVPDIPYTLNMKKVELAVRKVVHGQEVKNKDALKNPAALDFFANMAELQS; encoded by the coding sequence ATGGCAAAGCTTTTATGGACACCGTCAAAAGAACGGATCGAAAGAACCAATATTTACCGGTTCATGCAGGAGGTCAACAAGTCCCAGGGCACAACGTTCAAGACCTATGACGATCTTTACCAGTGGTCCGTTGAAAATCTTGAGCTGTTCTGGGAAAAGGCATGGCAGTTTCTCGGCATAAAGTCATCAGTCCCCTATGACAGGGTAATTGATGACCCCAAAAAAATGCCGGGGGCCGACTGGTTTTCTGGAGCCCGCCTCAACTTTGCCGAGAACCTGCTACGGAACCGCAACGATCGCACGGCCCTGATCTTTCGAGGCGAAGACCGGATTCGCCGCACCCTGTCCTACAACGAACTCTACCTTGAGACGGCGGCCGTTGCATCGGCCCTGAAAAAAGCCGGTGTAAAGCCCGGTGATCGGGTTGTCGGTTTTATTCCCAACATGCCTGAAGCAATCATTGCCATGCTTGGGGCAACGAGCCTCGGCGCCACCTGGTCCTCATGCTCGCCTGATTTTGGAATCAAGGGAGTTCTTGACCGGTTTGGCCAGACCCGCCCCAGGGTATTGTTCACAGCAGACGGTTACATCTTCAAGGGAAAACCCCTGGACAGTCTTGAAAAAATTGCCGGTATTTTAAAGGAACTGCCCTCCATTGAAAAGGTGGTGGTCGTCCCCTATGTCAACGAAACCCCTGACATTTCAAAGATTGGCAACGCTGTCCTGTACGATGATTTCAAGGACAAGACTGCCGTTGACATCACCTTTGAACAGCTCCCCTTTGACCATCCATTGTACATCATGTACTCGTCGGGTACCACGGGGCTTCCTAAATGCATGGTCCAAAGCGCCGGCGGGGTGCTCCTACACCAGTTAAAGGAACTTGTGCTGCACACGGATCTTAAGGCCGATGACACCATCTTTTACTTCACCACCTGCGGATGGATGATGTGGAACTGGCTCACGGCCTCCCTATCCACGGGGGCAACCCTGGTACTCTTTGACGGTAACCCCTTCCATCCTGCCCCTGACGCCCTGTGGCAGATGGCCCAGGACGAGCGGGTGACGGTCTTCGGCACAAGTGCCGGCTATATTGCAGCCCTTAAAAACGCAGGCGTAAAGCCGGGTAAGCGCTTTGATCTTTCAGCCTTAAAAGCAGTGCTCTCCACCGGTTCCCCCTTGTCTAAAGAAGATTTTCAGTTCATCTACGACGAGGTTAAATCAGACATCCAGCTTGCCTCAATTTCAGGCGGATCTGATCTTAACGGCTGCTTTGCCCTTGGCAACCCCATGGGACCGGTATATGCCGGCGAACTCCAATGCCGGGGCCTTGCCATGAAAGTATTTTCCTATGACGAAAACGGTCAGCCCGTGGTGGGCAAGCAGGGCGAACTTGTATGCACAGCCCCCTTCCCCTCAATGCCCATCAGCTTCTGGAACGATGATGACGGCTCCAGATACCAGGCCGCCTACTTCATGGATTATCCCGGCATCTGGGCCCACGGTGACTTTATCGAAGTCACGGAACGGGGCGGGGTAATCATGTACGGCCGATCCGACGCCACCTTGAATCCCGGGGGAGTCCGCATCGGCACGGCTGAAATATATCGCCGCCTTGAGCAGATGCCGGAGTTGGAAGACAGCGTGGTAATCGGACAGAACTGGAACAATGATGTGCGGGTAATCCTGTTTGTCAAGCTTGCCCAGGGCATTGAACTTACGGAAGATCTGGTTAAAAAAATCAAGACTGATATCAGACAGAATGCCTCCCCCCGCCATGTACCGGCCAAGGTCATCGCCGTTCCAGACATTCCCTATACCCTGAACATGAAAAAGGTGGAGCTTGCCGTACGAAAAGTTGTCCACGGCCAGGAGGTAAAGAACAAGGACGCCCTGAAAAACCCTGCGGCCCTTGACTTTTTCGCTAACATGGCAGAACTTCAATCCTGA
- a CDS encoding helix-turn-helix domain-containing protein, translating into MEKDKNLPHINVDYFENLTGEIKPTAPGEVDEVGLRIKNLREKKGLSIKEVANLTGFDSQRLEDIENGKIQPQLGTVMKLSRALDSALGRLVSGVGSQLYSITRKNERKKISRSTSQKEQKNLYSYMSLAPEVQGRHMEALIVQLEENPDKEISVHNGEEFIYVLEGVAELSIGGKTYDLEPGDSVYYLSTTPHLIMGKNGRATILAVLYE; encoded by the coding sequence ATGGAAAAAGATAAAAATTTGCCCCACATAAATGTAGACTATTTTGAAAATCTCACCGGAGAAATCAAACCCACAGCCCCGGGTGAAGTAGATGAAGTGGGGCTGCGCATTAAGAATCTGAGGGAGAAGAAAGGGCTCTCCATCAAAGAGGTTGCAAACCTTACCGGCTTTGACAGCCAGCGGCTCGAGGACATCGAGAATGGAAAAATTCAGCCCCAGTTGGGAACGGTGATGAAATTGTCCAGGGCCCTTGACTCTGCCCTGGGCCGACTTGTTTCAGGCGTTGGTTCCCAGCTCTATTCCATCACCCGGAAAAATGAGAGAAAAAAAATCTCCCGGTCCACCTCCCAGAAGGAACAGAAAAACCTCTACTCATACATGAGTCTTGCCCCGGAGGTCCAGGGCCGCCACATGGAGGCCCTCATCGTTCAACTCGAGGAGAACCCGGACAAAGAAATCTCCGTTCACAACGGAGAGGAGTTCATCTATGTACTGGAAGGGGTGGCTGAACTCTCCATTGGTGGCAAGACCTATGACCTGGAGCCAGGGGACTCGGTCTACTACCTTTCAACCACCCCCCATCTGATCATGGGTAAAAACGGCAGGGCCACCATACTTGCCGTACTCTACGAATAA
- a CDS encoding beta/alpha barrel domain-containing protein: MTEYDYWKIFPKMPKKVTIGDITVRDGFQHEEKFISTEAKKFYLEELIFAGCRHIEVTNLGNPYLMPQFRDAEELLTYLKGDLFKKKCTKRGIDTNDISLTCITIREPAVDRAIELKKQGIGPDRILMMVSTEEQHHFANSGTTLPNYWKEAERSIKKCNDAGIKMCGTVSTIWGSPIGGATDMRDAVKFAKRWLDIGAHDVEHADHDGSASAAQVYRYFSMVLDALPDPRLHIAHFHETKRMASASILACLQAGIINFEATLGGLGGQPANFLDDCPIKGTGDYYYDDPRYVGLVCLEDTLVQVDEMGIDHGWDVDRVLWLGKQLERTVGRRLRSEAVLNGRTLKEGHMQFARPGLAKLKEKLGEKPNQLLPEGWE, translated from the coding sequence ATGACAGAATATGATTACTGGAAAATCTTTCCAAAAATGCCTAAAAAAGTAACCATCGGAGACATCACCGTACGGGACGGATTCCAGCACGAGGAGAAATTCATCTCAACGGAGGCTAAAAAGTTCTACCTGGAAGAACTGATCTTTGCCGGTTGCCGGCACATTGAGGTAACCAACCTTGGCAATCCCTATCTCATGCCCCAGTTCAGAGATGCAGAGGAATTGTTGACCTACCTAAAGGGGGATCTGTTCAAGAAAAAATGCACTAAACGGGGAATCGACACCAACGACATCTCACTCACCTGCATCACCATCAGGGAGCCTGCCGTTGACAGGGCCATTGAACTCAAGAAACAGGGTATCGGACCCGACCGTATCCTCATGATGGTCTCCACCGAAGAACAGCACCATTTTGCCAATTCAGGCACCACCCTTCCCAACTACTGGAAGGAGGCAGAACGCAGCATCAAGAAATGCAACGATGCAGGAATTAAGATGTGCGGCACTGTGAGCACCATCTGGGGCAGTCCCATTGGCGGTGCAACAGACATGCGGGACGCCGTAAAATTTGCCAAGCGCTGGCTTGACATCGGTGCCCATGACGTTGAACATGCCGACCACGATGGCAGCGCCTCCGCAGCCCAGGTGTACCGCTATTTCTCCATGGTGCTCGATGCCCTTCCCGACCCCAGACTTCACATTGCCCATTTCCACGAGACCAAACGCATGGCATCGGCCTCAATTCTTGCCTGTCTCCAGGCCGGCATCATCAATTTTGAGGCAACCCTTGGCGGCCTTGGGGGCCAACCTGCAAACTTCCTTGACGACTGCCCCATCAAGGGCACGGGCGACTACTACTATGACGATCCAAGGTATGTGGGTCTTGTCTGCCTGGAAGACACCCTGGTGCAGGTTGACGAAATGGGCATTGACCATGGCTGGGATGTTGACCGGGTACTGTGGCTGGGTAAACAGCTGGAAAGAACCGTGGGCAGACGTCTCAGGAGCGAAGCTGTTCTGAACGGCAGAACCCTCAAGGAGGGCCACATGCAGTTTGCAAGACCCGGCCTTGCAAAGCTCAAGGAGAAACTTGGCGAAAAACCGAACCAACTGCTGCCTGAGGGTTGGGAATAA
- a CDS encoding acyl-CoA carboxylase subunit beta: MGENRTHWANEELKLDERLYEATWPGGQKAVDKLSKNNKRPVRELINELIDPGTQFFELSMLAGFGMNYPGVPDVPCGGIVTGVGKIHGNWTMVIGNDSRVKAGTYFPITLKKHMRAQAIADTCGLNCVYIADSGGAFLPMQIDVFPDDQHFGSLFYNMAKMSAKGLKQITLSTGGNTAGGAYIVFMACQSIMIDKQSFSFLGGPPLVKMALGETITAEELGGARTHTEISGGADHLCSDQSEAVARVRDILSMEKPQAINLHQYQEQPPAVEQDSIYDLMPVTGTQGIDVKSIIHTLADASFFQEYKENYAPGRGDNIVTGKIRIKGLPVGVIASNKVGIIFYEAARKATEFIVRCSQEKIPLLFIQNAPGFMVGSDSEHMGIGKYGSDMVRAVSCAQVPKIQLVIGPDNGAANYGMCGRAYKPHFLFSTMRARTSVMSGKSAGGVLLSIEEAKSKRSGKPMSEEEKEAFRQKMIDKYDGEAHPFYCGARLLTDRVLKFSEIREWLAMGFEVSMLKPVGEPSFGNFRF; encoded by the coding sequence ATGGGCGAAAACAGAACACACTGGGCGAACGAAGAACTCAAACTGGACGAACGCCTTTACGAAGCCACCTGGCCCGGGGGTCAGAAGGCCGTTGACAAGCTTTCAAAAAACAACAAGCGGCCGGTCCGCGAACTCATCAACGAACTCATTGATCCGGGCACCCAGTTTTTTGAACTCTCAATGCTGGCTGGCTTTGGTATGAATTATCCGGGAGTGCCTGATGTCCCCTGTGGCGGCATCGTCACAGGGGTCGGCAAAATCCACGGCAACTGGACCATGGTCATCGGCAACGACTCCAGGGTCAAGGCAGGCACTTATTTTCCCATCACCCTAAAAAAGCATATGCGGGCCCAGGCCATTGCCGACACCTGCGGTTTAAACTGTGTCTACATTGCCGATTCCGGCGGGGCTTTTCTGCCCATGCAAATCGATGTATTTCCCGACGACCAGCACTTTGGCTCACTTTTTTACAACATGGCCAAGATGTCGGCCAAGGGTCTGAAGCAGATCACCCTGAGCACCGGGGGCAACACGGCCGGCGGTGCCTATATCGTGTTCATGGCCTGCCAGTCCATCATGATCGACAAACAGAGTTTTTCCTTCCTGGGTGGCCCTCCCCTGGTGAAAATGGCCCTTGGCGAAACCATTACGGCGGAGGAGCTTGGAGGAGCCAGAACCCACACCGAAATATCAGGCGGGGCCGACCACTTGTGCAGCGATCAGTCCGAAGCCGTTGCCAGGGTCAGGGATATCCTCTCCATGGAAAAACCCCAGGCCATAAACCTCCACCAGTACCAGGAGCAGCCCCCTGCCGTGGAACAGGACAGCATCTACGACCTCATGCCCGTCACAGGAACCCAGGGCATTGATGTCAAAAGCATTATCCATACCCTTGCCGATGCAAGCTTTTTCCAGGAGTACAAGGAAAACTATGCACCCGGCAGGGGAGACAACATTGTCACGGGCAAGATCCGCATCAAGGGCCTGCCCGTGGGGGTCATTGCTTCCAACAAGGTAGGCATCATCTTTTACGAGGCAGCCCGCAAGGCAACCGAATTCATCGTCCGCTGCTCCCAGGAGAAAATCCCCCTGCTCTTTATCCAGAACGCACCCGGATTCATGGTCGGATCAGATTCAGAGCACATGGGCATCGGCAAATACGGATCGGACATGGTAAGGGCTGTTTCCTGCGCCCAGGTGCCCAAGATTCAGCTGGTGATCGGACCGGATAACGGGGCTGCTAACTATGGCATGTGCGGCAGGGCCTACAAGCCCCACTTCCTGTTTTCCACCATGCGGGCAAGGACTTCGGTCATGAGCGGCAAGAGTGCAGGCGGGGTGCTTCTCTCCATTGAAGAGGCCAAGAGCAAACGTTCGGGCAAACCCATGTCAGAGGAGGAAAAGGAGGCGTTCCGCCAGAAAATGATTGACAAGTATGACGGCGAGGCCCACCCCTTTTACTGCGGCGCACGGCTGTTGACCGACAGGGTATTAAAATTTTCTGAAATCAGGGAGTGGCTGGCCATGGGATTTGAGGTGAGTATGCTCAAACCCGTGGGAGAACCATCCTTTGGGAACTTCAGGTTCTAG
- a CDS encoding enoyl-CoA hydratase-related protein: protein MTQEKPGVVILTLNRPAAMNSLNFAMLNQVRDALDDLQYRDDIRCLIITGAGERAFCAGADLKERATLSQNEVKRFIFTIRNLLTSIQNLSKPVIAAVNGIALGGGTELALAADIRIASTTAVMGLTETRLAIIPGGGGTQRLPRIIGVAKAKELIFTGRRVTAAEALEIGLVNQTCAPEELLDHCLSMAEMIKETGPIAVEMAKYAINQGIETDLATGLAIESNAYRVTIPTEDRIEGLTAFREKRKPVYKGR, encoded by the coding sequence TTGACACAAGAAAAACCCGGTGTTGTAATCCTCACACTCAACCGGCCGGCAGCAATGAATTCGCTTAACTTTGCCATGCTCAACCAGGTTCGGGACGCCTTGGATGACCTCCAGTACCGGGATGATATCCGTTGCCTGATTATCACAGGTGCAGGAGAGCGGGCCTTTTGCGCAGGTGCAGACCTGAAAGAACGGGCCACCCTGTCCCAGAACGAAGTAAAGCGGTTTATTTTCACCATCCGGAACCTCTTGACCTCGATCCAGAACCTGAGTAAACCCGTTATCGCAGCCGTCAACGGCATCGCCCTTGGCGGCGGAACCGAACTTGCCCTTGCAGCGGATATCAGGATTGCTTCAACAACGGCCGTTATGGGACTCACGGAAACAAGGCTTGCCATTATTCCGGGCGGCGGCGGCACCCAGCGACTACCACGGATCATCGGGGTTGCAAAGGCAAAGGAGCTTATATTCACGGGTCGCAGGGTTACTGCTGCCGAGGCCCTTGAAATCGGCCTTGTCAACCAGACCTGTGCGCCTGAAGAACTCCTTGACCATTGCCTTTCCATGGCAGAAATGATCAAAGAGACCGGGCCCATTGCCGTTGAAATGGCAAAGTACGCCATCAACCAGGGCATTGAAACCGATCTTGCAACGGGTCTTGCCATTGAGTCCAATGCCTACCGGGTGACCATCCCAACGGAAGACAGGATCGAAGGGCTGACCGCTTTCAGGGAAAAACGCAAGCCTGTCTATAAGGGGAGATAA
- a CDS encoding AMP-binding protein: protein MQKPEIKVGETTIGNIVDILAENIGDNSGLEYNSLGIKYTFKEFRGVCDKVAKGLMALGIQRGEKIAIWANNVPEWVYTQYGSARMGAVLVTVNTSYKSAELEYLLEQSDSTTLILMGGVRTPDEYIKTINKVCPELKDSEPGKTKCKKLPFLKNLIYLGKDKIPGMYNWDEIMEMGKAVSDDDLQKRLASLEPDDVINMQYTSGTTGFPKGVMLSHTNLIGNAKSMAECMNLTPDDAMCIPVPFFHCFGCVIGTLCCMVSGATMAPVVAFNPVDTLKTVESSKCNALLGVPTMFIAEFEEMDKHSYDTSSLRTGVMAGSTCPVEVMKRVIKDMGAKEMTIVYGQTEASPGITQTRDHDSLEIKTSTVGCALPNVEVKIVDPVTGDEMPRGKQGELCSRGYHVMKGYYKMEEATKNTIDKDGWLHTGDLAEMDENGYCKITGRIKDMIIRGGENIYPREIEEFLYTHPKVKDVQVVGIPSEKYGEEVAAFIQVRPGDKSTAEEIKEFCKDQISYHKIPKHIFFVDEYPTTASGKIQKYKLRDSATKELKKSGEVLI, encoded by the coding sequence ATGCAGAAACCGGAGATCAAGGTCGGCGAAACTACCATCGGTAACATCGTGGATATTCTGGCGGAAAACATTGGTGACAACAGCGGGCTTGAGTACAACTCCCTTGGCATAAAATACACCTTCAAGGAGTTCAGGGGAGTCTGCGACAAAGTTGCCAAGGGCCTCATGGCCCTCGGCATCCAGCGGGGTGAGAAAATCGCCATCTGGGCCAATAATGTTCCCGAATGGGTCTACACCCAGTATGGCAGTGCACGCATGGGAGCCGTCCTTGTAACGGTCAACACAAGCTACAAGAGTGCCGAACTTGAATATCTGCTCGAACAGTCTGACTCAACCACCCTGATCCTCATGGGCGGGGTAAGAACCCCCGACGAATACATAAAAACCATCAACAAGGTATGCCCGGAGCTCAAGGACTCTGAACCGGGTAAAACCAAGTGCAAAAAACTCCCCTTTCTAAAAAACCTCATCTATCTTGGTAAGGACAAGATCCCGGGCATGTACAATTGGGACGAAATCATGGAAATGGGCAAGGCCGTATCAGACGATGATCTTCAAAAAAGGCTGGCAAGCCTTGAACCCGACGATGTAATCAACATGCAGTACACCTCTGGAACCACGGGTTTTCCCAAGGGGGTCATGCTCTCCCACACCAACCTCATCGGCAACGCAAAAAGCATGGCCGAATGCATGAACCTCACCCCGGACGATGCCATGTGCATTCCCGTTCCCTTTTTCCACTGTTTTGGCTGTGTCATCGGCACCTTGTGCTGCATGGTATCGGGCGCCACCATGGCCCCGGTGGTGGCATTTAACCCTGTGGATACGCTTAAAACAGTGGAATCGTCCAAGTGTAACGCCCTCCTGGGTGTTCCCACCATGTTTATTGCAGAATTTGAAGAGATGGACAAACACAGCTATGACACCTCCAGTTTGAGAACAGGGGTCATGGCAGGCTCCACCTGCCCCGTGGAAGTGATGAAACGGGTGATCAAGGACATGGGCGCAAAGGAGATGACCATTGTTTACGGCCAGACCGAAGCATCCCCCGGCATCACCCAGACCCGTGACCACGACAGTCTGGAGATCAAAACATCCACGGTGGGATGTGCCCTTCCCAATGTTGAGGTAAAAATCGTCGATCCCGTCACAGGCGATGAAATGCCCAGGGGCAAGCAGGGCGAACTGTGCTCCCGGGGCTACCATGTGATGAAGGGCTACTATAAGATGGAAGAGGCAACAAAGAATACCATTGACAAGGACGGCTGGCTCCACACAGGCGATCTTGCCGAAATGGATGAGAACGGTTACTGCAAGATCACGGGCCGCATCAAGGACATGATCATCCGGGGCGGTGAAAACATCTACCCAAGGGAGATCGAAGAGTTCCTTTATACCCATCCCAAGGTCAAGGATGTCCAGGTGGTCGGTATTCCCAGCGAGAAATACGGTGAGGAAGTTGCCGCATTCATCCAGGTCCGGCCCGGTGACAAATCAACAGCTGAAGAGATCAAGGAGTTCTGCAAGGATCAAATTTCCTATCACAAGATACCCAAACACATCTTTTTCGTTGACGAATACCCCACCACTGCCAGCGGTAAAATTCAGAAATATAAACTCAGGGATTCGGCAACAAAGGAGCTTAAAAAGTCGGGGGAAGTCCTCATTTAA
- a CDS encoding acyl-CoA dehydrogenase family protein has protein sequence MNFDLTKEQQMIRKEVRKFAQKEIAPIAGELDENEEFSVELTQKMGEIGLFGMFVSEAYEGQGMDYLSYIIAVEEVARIDGSQAATIAAGNSLGIGPLYYFGTEEQKQRYLPPLCRGEKVWGFGLTEPTAGSDAGGSRTTAVQDGDDWVINGSKIFITNAACDMTLGVTVQAKTGIRDNGKPEYTCFIVEADTPGFKAVPMHKKMMWRASNTAELYFDDVRVPKENILGKRGDGFHQMLKTLDGGRLSIGAMGLGGAQGAYDLALAYAKERQQFNQPISKFQAIAFKLADCAMEIECARNLMYKACWLRSENRPFEREAAMAKLYCSELMGRVANHAVQIHGGYGLMKEYNVERFYRDQKLLDIGEGTSEVQRLVISRYIGC, from the coding sequence GTGAATTTTGACCTTACGAAAGAGCAGCAGATGATCCGAAAGGAGGTTAGAAAATTTGCCCAGAAAGAGATTGCCCCCATCGCAGGGGAGCTTGACGAAAACGAAGAATTTTCCGTTGAGCTGACTCAAAAAATGGGAGAAATCGGTCTTTTTGGCATGTTTGTATCCGAGGCGTATGAGGGACAGGGCATGGATTACCTTTCCTATATCATTGCAGTGGAGGAAGTCGCAAGGATAGACGGCTCCCAGGCCGCAACCATTGCCGCAGGTAACTCCCTCGGCATCGGCCCCCTCTACTATTTTGGTACTGAAGAGCAGAAGCAACGCTACCTGCCCCCCCTGTGCCGCGGTGAAAAAGTGTGGGGATTCGGACTAACTGAACCCACGGCAGGTTCTGATGCCGGCGGTTCGAGGACAACGGCCGTACAAGACGGCGATGACTGGGTAATCAACGGATCAAAAATCTTCATCACCAATGCGGCCTGCGACATGACCCTGGGTGTCACGGTACAGGCCAAAACCGGAATCAGAGACAATGGAAAGCCAGAATACACATGTTTCATCGTCGAGGCAGACACTCCAGGGTTCAAAGCCGTTCCCATGCACAAAAAAATGATGTGGCGGGCATCCAACACGGCAGAACTCTACTTTGACGATGTCAGAGTACCCAAGGAAAACATCCTGGGAAAAAGGGGCGACGGGTTTCACCAGATGCTCAAGACCCTGGATGGGGGACGGCTCTCCATCGGTGCCATGGGACTTGGCGGGGCCCAGGGGGCCTACGACCTTGCCCTTGCCTATGCAAAGGAAAGACAACAGTTTAACCAACCCATCTCAAAATTCCAGGCCATTGCCTTTAAACTTGCAGACTGCGCCATGGAGATTGAATGTGCTCGAAACCTCATGTACAAGGCGTGCTGGCTGAGAAGCGAAAACAGGCCCTTTGAGCGCGAAGCCGCCATGGCAAAACTCTACTGCTCGGAACTCATGGGCCGGGTTGCCAACCACGCCGTCCAGATCCACGGGGGATACGGCCTGATGAAAGAGTACAATGTGGAACGGTTTTACCGGGACCAAAAACTTCTGGACATTGGAGAAGGAACCTCTGAAGTCCAAAGACTGGTCATTTCAAGATATATCGGGTGTTAA